The window GGGAGCTTCTTCTTGATAGTTGGACTGTGGTGGTCAGTGAAACACCCACTGAAGTACTTTTATCAAAAGGAGAAGAGCAGCCAACTGATCCATCACTACCAGCGTCTCGAGATCATTGAAGCTGCAATCAGAACTTTATTTTCAGTCATCGGTAAGGTTGGGGGTCATCTGACTCAGGGAATTCTCATCAAACCCAGGACACATAAGCCATCTCATGGCCCCTGTGAAACAAGTGTCTCCACCGGTAGGGGTAACGGAGAATTTTTAGTTGGGTGCTAAATATCCTACCACAGCATCCACTGTGCATCAGGCTTCGGTAGGCTGACGCCTGATAGCACCTTTGctgttggttgtttagtagctacgttgtgtctgactcttttgcgaccccgtggactgtagctgtgTGGCTGCATTCCTATTGCTCTTTGTCCCTCTAAGGAACAACAGAGGCATGTGTCTGCAGATTCCTTGGCAAATACCTTTCACGGAAACAGCGGCATCCGAGGCAGCGACATGGGTCCACAGGGCCTTGGCCACCCCCACCTGTCCCTGGGGGTCACTCGGCCGTCTGTTGGTCCTGGAGCGGCTATCCCCTCCCTGACCTCCATTCTCGTTTCCCTGCAGGGATCCTGGCAGAGCAGTTTGTTCCTGACGGGCCCCACCTCCACCTGTACCACGAGGACCACTGGGTAAAACTCATGAACTGGCAGCACAGCACCATGTACCTGTTCTTTGCAGTCTCGGGCGTCGTGGACATGCTGACCTACCTTATCAGTCACGTCCCCCTGGGGCTGGACAGACTGGTTATGGCTCTGGCCGCCTTCAATGAAGGTAACAAAGTGGTATGGATGGAGATTTAGAGGAACTGGAGCACAAAAGATCAGAAATATTGCGAACTTAGTTACCTTCCCCAGAAAATCCCACTCTCTGAACTTGAAAACCCTACACAGGACCTGATCCTGTGCCCTGGATGGTGCAAATGAGAGACCCATAAAGCAGTCCAGGAAAGTATGGGATTTTTAGCCGAAGTCAGgtggtgtcagtggtaaagaatccgctggctaatgcaggagatgcaagggacacaggttcaatccctgggtcaggaagatcccctggagaagggaatggcaacccactccagtattcttgcctggagagtcccatggacggaggagcctggcaggctacagtccatggggttgcagagttggacaggactgaagcaacttagcacactggGCATGGGCTCCTTCTGCCTGGCCGTGCGGCTCCTCCACACACCATCAGGCAAGGGGGTAACCCTCTGGTTAGGGGAGAAGGGCTCTGCATCTCACCCTGATGCAGCGCAGTCACTGTCTGGCTCCGTCAGAAGGCCCACCAGCAGCCAAGACACAGTTCCTAGTGTAACTCATGTTAACTGGGAAAGTGCAAGCGTGTCGTGATCCAACCCCATCATCTGCTTCTGTACTGCAGGAAGAACTGAATAAAGGCTGAAGGAGGGTAAAACTGGATTTCAGGTATACACACACGACTTGTCACACATCAGCGACACCTCACCGTCCTGTGATGTACCCTACCATCTCGGTGAAGAGATGTTAAGATTCATCCTGTGCTGcttacacacttacacacacacacaccctgcatcAGAGTTGCCCCCGAGCGTTGTGTGAACTGGCTTCCTGAGTGCTGGAAGATCCAGCTTTCACGCAGACATTTCCCAATGAGGCTGAGGTCAGGAGGGGCTGCTCGGGCCTGACGGTCTCTGCTCCACGCAGGCTTCCTCTTCTATTACCACGTGCACAACCGGCCGCCGCTGGACCAGCACATCCACTCCCTGCTGCTGTACGCTGTATTCGGAGGCGCCCTCAGCCTCTCCGTGGAAGTAGTCCTTCGGGACAACATCGTGCTGGAACTCTTCCgcaccagcctcctcctcctgcagGCCACCTGGTTCTGGCAGGTAAACCCATGCCCCTCACTTGGCGCGGGCCAGGATGAAGCAAGTGTGCTGAGCAGGCCAGGAGAGGCAGCACTGACGCACCACGCAAAGGGGCTCAGGGCCCGCTTCTCTGCCCACCCATGACCTGTGACACCTTAGCCGTCCACGTCCTGCTGATGCATAAACAAGTGAGAGGCTGAGGCTGTCCCTGACCGACCTTCCCAGCAGAGCTACTAATACTGTTATCAGACTCTTGCTAAACTGCTCATCTGCAACGTGGGCCCTGAAACCTTAAGCAAGGCCGCACTGCACCCAGAGCTGAGAGCAATTCCCTGTACAGAGGCCACTCAACACAAGCAGAGGGGTGGGGTGTGAGCTGTCTGGGTAACTGCAAACACTCTGACGGGCTCGGGGGCTTCATAGGCCCAACTAACAGCAAGGCTGGCTCCCCTGTTTTAATCCACCAGATTGGGTTCGTGCTGTTCCCGCCTTTTGGAGGCCCTGAATGGGACCAGAACAGCCACGACAACATCATGTTCGTCACCATGTGCTTCTCCTGGCACTTCCTGGCCGCGCTCTGCATCGTGGCCGCCAGCTACTCACTGGTTTACTGGTAGGTCCAAGAGGAGGTGACTCTTGTCAAGTGTGTCCTCCTAACCAACCCTGTCCTGGAAATGTATCACCCCACACTGTTCTAACCTCCAGAGACCACCTCTCCTAACTGAGCAGTGCAAACACCCACCACTTGATGAGGGCCAGGCATACACCTACTTCTGGGCAAGGTACTCTGTGCCTGCACACGAGGGTGATGAAATCTGAGAAGACACAGGACCTGTCTGGTCACAGAGATCCAACAGACCCAGGTTTTGAAGGCAGTTCTGGTGGGTTTTAGGCCAGAGGTCTGACAGGAGCAGCTCTGCATCAGGACTCTGTGCTGGTTCACTCGGAGCCCATCACCTAAGCGCTGGGTACAGGCACACGTGACCCTCAGGTGAGACGCCACAGCAGCAGGCGTTCACTACGGCACTGGTCTCCAGGCCGTGAGAGCAGCTCCGAGTGCCAGGCACTGCCTGTGCCCCGGCACTCTGGTTACACTTAGTGTATAAATCACCTCACTTCACGGCCCCCCTGTGAAGGATGCACGTGATGTTTGTAGCTGGGGAAACCAAGGCTTCGCAAGAGTGGGTAACTGGGTCAAGGTCAccccaggaggaaatggcagagccCAAGTCTAACCACCATGCACCTGGTCCTACTAGTTCTGTGTCGTCAGAGATGCCTCGTTCTCTCCTGGTTCCTGACTTCCCTACCCAATGCAGAGATGCTTCACCCAGAGAGTTCCACACACATTAAACAGCAGGCAAGCAGGCCGTGGTTCCTTTTAGTTCTACTGCCCAGTCTGTGAAATGATAaactgggggtgaggggagacCTAGGTCCAGTCTCAGTTGCAACACTAACCTGTAAGTACTACTGATCCTGAGGCCCTTCATCTACCAGAGTCCTGTCTAAGCGGTCAGAAAGGTAGTATCTGAAAGAGACAGAATGCTCTGAGAGCCGGTGAATGCCTCTGCACCCCTGGGTGAGGGAGTTAGGCAACTTGGGGGCTCACCCATCTGCCCTTGCTGTCCCCGTTACAGCTTCTTGACGCGGGTGAAGAGGCCGGAAGACAGAGAAGTCATTGGGATTCAGAAGCTGAGGTCGGATCACACATACCGGAAGGCCCTCCTGAGTGGCTCAGATGAGGAGTAGGGGCAGCTCCCGGTCAGCAGCGGAGGGTGGCGTGTCCTGAAGGTGCTCGGCCAGCGATCAGCGGGCCAGCTCCCTGCCTCCACCGCCGCCCTCACTGTGATCTGCTCCTAGGGTCCCACCATCTCGCTTAACCAACTAAGGTCCGTGTGGGTGTGCTATTCTGTCGAGAAAAATGATGTCAACCTTTATGTGCATCTCAGAATAAGGAGAAATCAGACTGAAAGTTTCAGAACAGGAAGTGACCTCCTGGATGAATTCAAGATACAAATCCAGAAGAATTTACTGTTTTGATAATTTAGCCCCATTTCTCTCAAATGCGGCAGGCACTTTCCTATCAGAAATCAAGTCAATGACAGAACCTTTAGAGAGATaactctaatttttttaagtaaaataatccACAAGCTTTGGTATTTTAAGTATTACTTGTTAAGCATTTCCTAACTAATCCTAATACTCCAGAGGACTGCAATACCACTCACTGTTGATAAACAACGAGTTTGGGCCAAAGTGACTTTGTGTTTAACCAGGAAGCCAGTCTGGTCCAGCTTAAGGCTGAACTCAGATGTTCTTACTCCTCAGAAGTACCTAATGACAGGGTGCTGAGAGAGCTTCATAATGAGGCAGAGAGAAATGTCAGGTCAAGGGAGGCTTTGAATTTAAATATAGCTGAAAGCAAAGGATAAGAACCCTCCAAATCCTGCAAAGAATGTGAATCTTAAATAAGTAACAAACCCTAGATACGCAAATCTTAGttctggatcttttttttttaaacttccttcaacaaaaatttattaaagATTTACTTTGCAACAGCACAGCAATGGTTGCTAAGGATTATAAAATATGTGTCCAGCATGGAATTCAGCCTAAAGGGAGCGCTATAAGCAGTTCCATGCAGGGTGACTGGTGTCTCCAGGACatgaaggagggaagaaggcgGCAGGATAGGGATGCCCTGTAGAAAAGCACATCCCAGGCAGTGAGAATCCAGGTATGAACTCTTGAGCAAAGAAAACATGGAGTTAATCAGGCTCTGTAAGAGTGGGTTAGGACAGATGTGAAAGGCCGTGTGGACTCACAGTGCCACTCATTCGTACAGGATTTCCCAGACCTTGAAATGCACTCAATCTCGTGAGATTCTCACAACTGCCTGCACTGCAAGAACATGGGGCCCTAAACTGAACAGGAGTAGCCTAAGGCCACAAGGTCACTAAGTCCCTAAGCCAGTCCTCAGCAAGACTGaggccagctcctctgtcctgcactCTCCACTACTGCACACCCACCCAGCAGAGGTCATCCGTGTGAAGCCAGATGCTCTGTGGAAGAAATGCTATACTTATGTGACAGGCAACCAACCTCCCCGGGTGAGCCAGCAGCTCAGGGCTGAAGTCACACCTCAGGGATTAACAACGAGCTACCTGGAGATACTGACAGAATTCTGAGAAAAGAACCCGCGGGTCCCCTCTCAGGATTCACTTTGCTCTGCGTGCTAAGTACGGACCCAAACATTCACTGGGCAAGTCCTGAAtgaagcaagttctttaccagtatTTAATGTAAAACATGTTCTTTCCTCAGGGACTGGAGGTGAGAAGAAACCTAGTCCCAGTCTTCCTTTCACCAGGAGGGGACAAAACACTTTAGGGGACTGCAGCATCTTCTCCAAAGTGAGGGATTGAGGTGTTGAGGGTCAGATGCAAATGTTAAAACTTGTTTTGACGCCTCCTGCACAGCACAGGTTGAGACACCTTCACGGAGGTGTGTGTGATGAAGTACAAACCCATCATGATGCCCTGTACCAAATCTAGTCTCAGATACGTGGTCTGCATACTTATGCCAGGCTCTGAACCAAATTCTTCTGGATTTGTTGCCCCCAAACCCCCATGATAGTTCCCACGTCTCTGAAAGACCCCTGAGGTCTGCCCGGAAGCAGCCACAGCTGGTGCCTGTGCTGGCAGTGTCACTGGAGCAGCCTGCGGGGAGGAGAGGCTGC is drawn from Ovis aries strain OAR_USU_Benz2616 breed Rambouillet chromosome 21, ARS-UI_Ramb_v3.0, whole genome shotgun sequence and contains these coding sequences:
- the TMEM45B gene encoding transmembrane protein 45B isoform X1, with product MSRRKKRRNEIIFSCGIRWSWEVSWDLMANFKGHALPGSFFLIVGLWWSVKHPLKYFYQKEKSSQLIHHYQRLEIIEAAIRTLFSVIGILAEQFVPDGPHLHLYHEDHWVKLMNWQHSTMYLFFAVSGVVDMLTYLISHVPLGLDRLVMALAAFNEGFLFYYHVHNRPPLDQHIHSLLLYAVFGGALSLSVEVVLRDNIVLELFRTSLLLLQATWFWQIGFVLFPPFGGPEWDQNSHDNIMFVTMCFSWHFLAALCIVAASYSLVYWLHLSPSPTSSLRQPSTTRQELHPAPPLHLCNLAPRFSPPGLGWPPGLIRTRHFPTGRQQRERLTYNQKTALISWFFLTSTQDADPLS
- the TMEM45B gene encoding transmembrane protein 45B isoform X3, which codes for MSRRKKRRNEIIFSCGIRWSWEVSWDLMANFKGHALPGSFFLIVGLWWSVKHPLKYFYQKEKSSQLIHHYQRLEIIEAAIRTLFSVIGILAEQFVPDGPHLHLYHEDHWVKLMNWQHSTMYLFFAVSGVVDMLTYLISHVPLGLDRLVMALAAFNEGFLFYYHVHNRPPLDQHIHSLLLYAVFGGALSLSVEVVLRDNIVLELFRTSLLLLQATWFWQIGFVLFPPFGGPEWDQNSHDNIMFVTMCFSWHFLAALCIVAASYSLVYCFLTRVKRPEDREVIGIQKLRSDHTYRKALLSGSDEE
- the TMEM45B gene encoding transmembrane protein 45B isoform X4 — protein: MANFKGHALPGSFFLIVGLWWSVKHPLKYFYQKEKSSQLIHHYQRLEIIEAAIRTLFSVIGILAEQFVPDGPHLHLYHEDHWVKLMNWQHSTMYLFFAVSGVVDMLTYLISHVPLGLDRLVMALAAFNEGFLFYYHVHNRPPLDQHIHSLLLYAVFGGALSLSVEVVLRDNIVLELFRTSLLLLQATWFWQIGFVLFPPFGGPEWDQNSHDNIMFVTMCFSWHFLAALCIVAASYSLVYCFLTRVKRPEDREVIGIQKLRSDHTYRKALLSGSDEE
- the TMEM45B gene encoding transmembrane protein 45B isoform X2, producing MANFKGHALPGSFFLIVGLWWSVKHPLKYFYQKEKSSQLIHHYQRLEIIEAAIRTLFSVIGILAEQFVPDGPHLHLYHEDHWVKLMNWQHSTMYLFFAVSGVVDMLTYLISHVPLGLDRLVMALAAFNEGFLFYYHVHNRPPLDQHIHSLLLYAVFGGALSLSVEVVLRDNIVLELFRTSLLLLQATWFWQIGFVLFPPFGGPEWDQNSHDNIMFVTMCFSWHFLAALCIVAASYSLVYWLHLSPSPTSSLRQPSTTRQELHPAPPLHLCNLAPRFSPPGLGWPPGLIRTRHFPTGRQQRERLTYNQKTALISWFFLTSTQDADPLS